The DNA window CAGGCCTCGCGGGCGCTACCCGCAAACGGGCGGGGTCGCCGCTAACGTGTCCGCGCCCGCCTGGTTGTGGCCGACACAACGGCGCGTCCTGCTTCGCGGCCTGCGCTCAAATTGATCCCGGCGCAGGACTGAATTATTTACGGACAAGCTCTTAACTCCAATCGTCGGCGCCATCGTGATGAATCGCATCGACGACATAATCCTGTTCTGGTTCGGCGACGATGTCGGCACGGCGCGCGAGCAGTGGTTTGCGAAGAGCGCTGCGTTCGATGCCGAAGTACGCAACCGCTTCCTTGCTGATTACAATGCCGCCATCCTGAATCAACTCGACAACTGGCGGAGATCGGCGCGAGGAAGCCTGGCGTTCGTTTTACTGACCGATCAGTTTCCGCGGAATATGTTTCGAGGCGAGAGAGCCGCGTTTGCCAGCGATCCTTTGGCGCTAACGGCGGCGATGGAAGCGGTCGGCAACCAGCTCGACCGCGAGTTGGCGCCTTTGCAGCGCGCGTTCCTCTATTTACCGTTCGAGCACAGCGAAAGCCTCGCGGATCAGGATCGCGCGGTCGAGCTATTCGAAACCATGCGAGCCGAATTTGGCATGGCGAGCATGATCGACTATGCGCACAGACACCGTAAAGTCATTGCGCGCTTCG is part of the Burkholderiales bacterium genome and encodes:
- a CDS encoding DUF924 domain-containing protein; this encodes MNRIDDIILFWFGDDVGTAREQWFAKSAAFDAEVRNRFLADYNAAILNQLDNWRRSARGSLAFVLLTDQFPRNMFRGERAAFASDPLALTAAMEAVGNQLDRELAPLQRAFLYLPFEHSESLADQDRAVELFETMRAEFGMASMIDYAHRHRKVIARFGRFPHRNKILGRASTPDEEMFLREPGSSF